From the genome of Streptomyces sp. NBC_01317, one region includes:
- a CDS encoding purine-nucleoside phosphorylase translates to MNASVNPAFADGPADPHAAAAEAAGLLRELTGAETHDVALVMGSGWGPAVEALGEPEADFPVTELPGFPAPAVAGHGGRIRSYKIAEKRALVFLGRTHYYEGRGVAAVAHGVRTAVAAGCKTVVLTNGCGGLREGMRPGQPVLISDHINLTAVSPIVGAHFVDLTDLYSPRLRTLCKEIDPALEEGVYVQFPGPHYETPAEINMVRVMGGDLVGMSTVLEAIAAREAGAEVLGISLVTNLAAGLSGEPLNHEEVLQAGRDSATQMGALLTRVLERV, encoded by the coding sequence GTGAACGCATCTGTTAACCCGGCCTTCGCCGACGGACCTGCCGACCCCCACGCCGCCGCAGCCGAGGCCGCCGGCCTCCTGCGCGAGCTCACCGGCGCCGAAACCCACGACGTGGCCCTGGTGATGGGCTCGGGATGGGGACCGGCCGTCGAGGCGCTCGGAGAACCCGAGGCGGACTTCCCGGTGACCGAACTACCCGGGTTCCCGGCGCCCGCCGTCGCCGGCCACGGCGGCAGGATCCGCTCGTACAAGATCGCCGAGAAGCGCGCGCTGGTCTTCCTGGGCCGTACGCACTACTACGAGGGCCGCGGCGTCGCCGCCGTCGCGCACGGCGTCCGTACCGCCGTCGCCGCGGGCTGCAAGACCGTCGTCCTCACCAACGGCTGCGGCGGCCTGCGCGAGGGCATGCGCCCCGGCCAGCCGGTCCTGATCAGCGACCACATCAACCTGACGGCGGTCTCCCCGATCGTCGGCGCGCACTTCGTGGACCTGACGGACCTCTACTCCCCCCGGCTGCGCACGCTCTGCAAGGAGATCGACCCGGCGCTGGAGGAGGGCGTGTACGTCCAGTTCCCCGGGCCGCACTACGAGACCCCCGCCGAGATCAACATGGTCCGGGTGATGGGCGGCGACCTGGTCGGCATGTCCACGGTGCTGGAGGCGATCGCGGCACGCGAGGCGGGCGCGGAGGTGCTCGGCATCTCGCTGGTCACCAACCTGGCGGCGGGGCTGTCGGGCGAGCCGCTGAACCACGAGGAGGTCCTCCAGGCGGGCCGCGACTCGGCGACGCAGATGGGGGCGTTGCTGACGCGGGTGCTGGAGCGGGTGTGA
- a CDS encoding NAD(P)H-quinone dehydrogenase: MTRIVIIGGGPGGYEAALVGAQLGAEVTVVDCDGLGGASVLTDCVPSKTLIATAEVMTSFDSSYEELGIIVADDTPPLEQKARVVGVDLGKVNRRVKRLALAQSHDITASVTRAGARVMRGRGRLDGRQAVDGSRQVIVRAVDGTEESLTADAVLIATGAHPREIPDAQPDGERILNWTQVYDLDELPEELIVVGSGVTGAEFAGAYQALGSRVTLVSSRDRVLPGEDPDAAAVLEDVFRRRGMNVMSRSRAEAVKRVGDRVEVTLSDGRVISGTHCLMAVGAIPNTRGMGLQEAGVVVKDSGHIKTDRVSRTSAPGVYAAGDVTGIFALASVAAMQGRIAMYHFLGDAVAPLNLKTVSSNVFTDPEIATVGYSQSDVDSGKIEARVVKLPLLRNPRAKMQGIRDGFVKIFARPGTGIVVGGVVVAPRASELIHPIAVAVDNSLTVEQIANTFTVYPSLSGSIAEVARQLHTKRAAEEA, translated from the coding sequence GTGACCCGGATCGTGATCATCGGCGGCGGACCCGGCGGCTACGAGGCGGCCCTGGTGGGCGCCCAGCTCGGCGCGGAGGTGACGGTCGTCGACTGCGACGGGCTCGGCGGCGCGTCGGTGCTGACCGACTGCGTGCCGTCGAAGACGCTCATCGCGACGGCCGAGGTGATGACGTCCTTCGACTCCTCGTACGAGGAACTGGGCATCATCGTCGCGGACGACACGCCTCCCCTCGAACAGAAGGCGCGGGTCGTCGGTGTCGACCTCGGCAAGGTCAACCGCCGGGTGAAGCGGCTCGCGCTCGCCCAGTCCCACGACATCACCGCCTCTGTCACCCGGGCCGGCGCGCGGGTCATGCGCGGCCGTGGCCGGCTCGACGGCCGGCAGGCCGTGGACGGCTCGCGCCAGGTCATCGTGCGGGCGGTGGACGGCACGGAGGAGTCGCTGACCGCCGACGCCGTGCTGATCGCGACCGGCGCGCACCCCCGGGAGATCCCGGACGCGCAGCCGGACGGCGAGCGCATTCTCAACTGGACCCAGGTGTACGACCTCGACGAGCTTCCCGAGGAGCTGATCGTGGTCGGGTCGGGTGTGACGGGCGCGGAGTTCGCCGGCGCGTACCAGGCGCTCGGCTCGCGCGTGACGCTCGTCTCCTCCCGCGACCGGGTGCTGCCGGGCGAGGACCCGGACGCCGCCGCCGTCCTGGAGGACGTCTTCCGCCGCCGCGGCATGAACGTGATGTCCCGCTCCCGCGCCGAGGCCGTCAAGCGGGTCGGCGACCGCGTCGAGGTGACGCTCTCGGACGGCCGGGTCATCTCCGGTACGCACTGCCTGATGGCGGTCGGCGCGATCCCCAACACGCGCGGGATGGGCCTCCAGGAGGCCGGGGTCGTGGTGAAGGACTCGGGCCACATCAAGACCGACCGGGTCTCCCGTACGTCCGCACCCGGCGTGTACGCGGCCGGTGACGTGACCGGCATCTTCGCCCTCGCGTCCGTCGCGGCGATGCAGGGCCGTATCGCGATGTACCACTTCCTGGGGGACGCGGTGGCCCCGCTGAACCTCAAGACGGTCTCGTCGAACGTCTTCACGGATCCGGAGATCGCGACCGTCGGCTACAGCCAGTCGGACGTCGACAGCGGCAAGATCGAGGCGCGGGTCGTCAAGCTGCCGCTGCTGCGCAACCCGCGCGCGAAGATGCAGGGCATCCGGGACGGCTTCGTCAAGATATTCGCTCGTCCCGGTACGGGAATCGTGGTCGGCGGCGTTGTTGTCGCGCCGCGTGCGAGCGAGCTGATCCACCCCATCGCGGTCGCCGTGGACAACAGCCTCACGGTCGAGCAGATCGCGAACACCTTCACGGTCTACCCGTCCCTGTCGGGCTCGATCGCCGAGGTGGCGCGGCAGTTGCACACGAAGAGGGCGGCCGAGGAGGCCTGA
- a CDS encoding gamma-glutamylcyclotransferase: MSLYAAYAGNLDARLMSRRAPHSPLRGTGWLNGWRLTFGGEQMGWEGALATIVEAPRSQVFVALYDIAPMDEDSMDRWEGVGLDIYRRMRVRVDTLDGKEPTWLYVLNGYEGGLPSARYLGELADAADSAGAPHDYVMELRKRPC; encoded by the coding sequence ATGTCGCTCTACGCCGCCTACGCCGGCAACCTCGACGCGCGGCTGATGTCCCGCCGCGCCCCGCACTCACCGTTGCGCGGGACCGGCTGGCTCAACGGCTGGCGGCTCACCTTCGGTGGGGAGCAGATGGGCTGGGAGGGGGCGCTGGCCACGATCGTGGAAGCGCCGCGCTCCCAGGTCTTCGTCGCGCTGTACGACATCGCGCCGATGGACGAGGACTCGATGGACCGCTGGGAGGGTGTCGGACTCGACATCTACCGGCGGATGCGGGTGCGCGTGGACACGCTGGACGGCAAGGAGCCGACCTGGCTGTACGTGCTGAACGGGTACGAGGGCGGCCTGCCGTCCGCCCGCTACCTGGGCGAGCTGGCCGACGCGGCGGATTCGGCGGGGGCGCCGCACGACTATGTGATGGAGCTGCGCAAGCGCCCCTGTTGA
- a CDS encoding DeoR/GlpR family DNA-binding transcription regulator, with the protein MFAAERRQLILEMVRANGAVSLRELARVVQTSEVTVRRDVRALEAEGLLDRRHGGAVLPGGFTRESGFPQKSHLATAEKTAIADLAASLVEEGEAVVVGAGTTTQELARRLARIPGLTVVTNSLLVAQALAHANRVEVVMTGGTLRGSNYALVGSGAEQSLQGLRVSRAFLSGSGLTAERGLSTSNMLSASVDRALVQAAAEVVVLADHTKLGTDTMFQTVPTDLISRLVTDEPPAHDDRAGTELQALADQGVQITVAGAGPAGSGSPSGEGVPPGGRSRRDVPLPGQRRTHTPGGPGPQLRSAAAALAEQQPSERARVADMRRR; encoded by the coding sequence GTGTTCGCTGCAGAACGTCGCCAACTGATCCTCGAAATGGTGCGCGCCAACGGGGCCGTGTCGCTCCGTGAGCTCGCCCGTGTCGTCCAGACCTCCGAAGTGACCGTCCGGCGTGACGTGCGGGCGCTGGAGGCAGAAGGACTCCTCGACCGCCGGCACGGCGGTGCGGTACTGCCGGGCGGATTCACGCGAGAATCCGGCTTTCCGCAAAAGTCCCATCTCGCAACGGCGGAGAAGACGGCCATCGCCGATCTCGCCGCGAGTCTCGTCGAAGAGGGCGAGGCCGTGGTCGTCGGCGCCGGTACGACCACGCAGGAGCTGGCCCGCCGGCTCGCGCGGATCCCCGGTCTGACCGTCGTCACCAACTCCCTGCTGGTCGCCCAGGCCCTCGCGCACGCCAACCGCGTCGAGGTCGTCATGACGGGCGGCACGTTGCGCGGTTCCAACTACGCGCTGGTCGGCAGCGGGGCCGAGCAGTCCCTCCAGGGGCTGCGGGTCAGCCGCGCGTTCCTCTCCGGGAGCGGGCTGACGGCCGAGCGCGGCTTGTCCACGTCCAACATGCTCTCGGCGAGCGTCGACCGGGCGCTGGTGCAGGCGGCGGCGGAGGTCGTCGTCCTGGCCGACCACACCAAGCTCGGTACGGACACCATGTTCCAGACGGTGCCGACCGACCTGATCAGCCGGCTGGTCACCGACGAACCGCCCGCGCACGACGACCGCGCGGGGACGGAGCTCCAGGCGCTCGCCGACCAGGGTGTGCAGATCACGGTCGCGGGCGCGGGGCCCGCGGGATCCGGCTCCCCGTCGGGTGAGGGCGTCCCGCCGGGTGGCCGGTCCCGCCGGGACGTACCCCTTCCCGGCCAGCGTCGTACGCACACACCGGGTGGCCCGGGTCCGCAGCTCCGGAGCGCGGCGGCGGCTCTGGCGGAGCAGCAGCCGTCGGAGCGGGCGAGGGTGGCGGACATGCGGCGCCGCTGA
- a CDS encoding phospho-sugar mutase gives MQQDIVTRAKAWLAEDPDGDTRAELAALIDAGDLDALTERFSGTLQFGTAGLRGELGAGPMRMNRAVVIRAAAGLAAYLKARGDGGGLVVVGYDARYKSADFARDTAAVMTGAGLRAAVLPRPLPTPVLAFAVRHLGAVAGVEVTASHNPPRDNGYKVYLGDGSQIVPPSDGEIAAEIAAVGPLAGVPRPEDGWEILGDEVLDAYLARTDTVLTPGSPRTARVVHTALHGVGTETLLAAFARAGFPAPTLVAEQAEPDPAFPTVAFPNPEEPGAMDLAFATARRVRPDLIIANDPDADRCAVAVPDEAAEGGAGWRTLRGDELGVLLAAHLVNKGATGTFAASIVSSSLLGRIAEAAGVGYEETLTGFKWIARVENLRYGYEEALGYCVDPGGVRDKDGITAALLVAELASELKSRGRTLGDLLDDLALAHGLHATDQLSVRVTDLSLIADAMRRLREHPPVTLAGLDVVSAEDLNAGVGLPPTDGLRYVLEGGGYRGRVVVRPSGTEPKIKCYLEVVAAVPSRGALASTRLSATGVLLSLKRDVAGAAGLS, from the coding sequence GTGCAGCAGGACATCGTCACGCGCGCCAAGGCCTGGCTGGCCGAGGATCCGGACGGGGACACCCGGGCCGAACTCGCCGCGCTCATCGACGCGGGCGACCTGGACGCCCTCACCGAACGCTTCTCCGGCACGCTCCAGTTCGGCACCGCCGGACTGCGCGGCGAACTGGGCGCCGGACCCATGCGGATGAACCGCGCCGTGGTCATCCGGGCGGCGGCCGGCCTCGCCGCGTACCTCAAGGCACGCGGGGACGGCGGCGGCCTGGTGGTCGTCGGGTACGACGCCCGCTACAAGTCCGCAGACTTCGCCCGCGACACGGCGGCCGTGATGACCGGCGCGGGCCTGCGCGCCGCCGTGCTGCCGCGTCCGCTGCCGACGCCCGTCCTGGCCTTCGCCGTACGGCACCTGGGCGCGGTCGCCGGGGTCGAGGTCACCGCCAGCCACAACCCGCCCCGGGACAACGGCTACAAGGTGTACCTGGGCGACGGCTCCCAGATCGTGCCGCCATCCGACGGCGAGATCGCGGCCGAGATCGCGGCGGTCGGCCCGCTGGCCGGCGTACCGCGGCCGGAGGACGGCTGGGAGATCCTCGGGGACGAGGTTCTGGACGCGTATCTCGCCCGTACGGACACCGTCCTGACGCCGGGCTCACCGCGCACGGCGCGGGTCGTGCACACCGCGCTGCACGGCGTCGGTACGGAGACGCTCCTCGCGGCCTTCGCGCGCGCGGGCTTCCCCGCGCCGACCCTGGTCGCGGAACAGGCCGAGCCCGACCCGGCGTTCCCGACCGTGGCCTTCCCCAACCCGGAGGAGCCGGGGGCGATGGACCTGGCGTTCGCGACGGCGCGGCGGGTACGGCCGGATCTGATCATCGCCAACGACCCCGACGCGGACCGCTGCGCGGTGGCCGTCCCCGACGAGGCCGCCGAGGGCGGCGCGGGCTGGCGGACGCTGCGGGGCGACGAACTGGGCGTGCTGCTCGCGGCGCACCTGGTGAACAAGGGCGCGACCGGCACGTTCGCCGCCTCGATCGTGTCCTCCTCACTGCTCGGCCGGATCGCGGAGGCGGCGGGGGTCGGGTACGAGGAGACGCTGACCGGCTTCAAGTGGATCGCCCGGGTCGAGAACCTGCGGTACGGGTACGAGGAGGCGCTCGGCTACTGCGTCGACCCCGGCGGCGTACGCGACAAGGACGGCATCACGGCGGCGCTGCTCGTGGCGGAGCTGGCGTCCGAACTCAAGTCCCGGGGCCGCACGCTCGGCGACCTGCTGGACGACCTCGCCCTCGCGCACGGGCTGCACGCGACGGACCAGCTGTCCGTACGGGTCACGGACCTGTCCCTGATCGCGGACGCGATGCGCCGACTACGGGAGCACCCGCCGGTGACGCTGGCGGGGCTGGACGTGGTCTCGGCGGAGGACCTGAACGCCGGCGTTGGGCTGCCGCCCACGGACGGGTTGCGTTATGTCCTGGAGGGCGGGGGGTACCGGGGGCGGGTGGTGGTGCGCCCGAGCGGCACGGAGCCGAAGATCAAGTGCTACTTGGAGGTTGTGGCGGCGGTTCCCTCGCGGGGTGCGTTGGCTTCGACGAGGTTGTCTGCGACGGGCGTGCTTTTGTCTTTGAAGCGGGATGTTGCGGGGGCGGCGGGCCTTTCGTAG